A window of the Dioscorea cayenensis subsp. rotundata cultivar TDr96_F1 chromosome 14, TDr96_F1_v2_PseudoChromosome.rev07_lg8_w22 25.fasta, whole genome shotgun sequence genome harbors these coding sequences:
- the LOC120276243 gene encoding transcription factor bHLH111-like, producing the protein MAKGKVQIKKLEGSETSVASSSPTPNWWEIHATPLSSWHSINRWQLHSHHSTSSSCDEDNSTSADLSGGPSDNNLWTHVLLNVGGGGDMSQHHNHDDGDNFLEVLSSKSLPTEIFDPACDYLKKMDSSWEINNPPSFNNFNGSLMEHERLTNLSDLVKNWSIAPPAANSQFDSLPCHVTLNPMTSPYVNSHIKTELLPSINEGNSSNYMPYMNDIKMENQHHQDIIGSSEHTSVMSQYINSSAGMGYQVSVNDNNSHNNNFENKFNNAIRSSSDVSWSGSSRSLSDFISFKPVQFRTCKQVAVKSSDHSSSHDTKKQGYDTSSSTKGSGRSTGTTNEGKKKRSEDNSEALLKKSKHDNSSASSSAKLQVPKVKFADRISALQQIVSPFGKTDTASVLMEAINYIRFLQEQLQLLSDPYMKLNASKEHNSWGGMERKEKDKVDLRSRGLCLVPISCTPQAYRENTGLDYWTPTYRGCLFR; encoded by the exons ATGGCAAAG GGAAAGGTGCAAATAAAGAag TTAGAAGGGTCAGAAACCTCAGTTGCAAGCTCTTCCCCCACCCCAAACTGGTGGGAAATCCATGCCACTCCTCTCTCCTCTTGGCACTCCATCAACCGTTGGCAACTCCACAGCCACCACTCCACCTCCTCCTCTTGTGATGAAGACAACTCCACCTCCGCTGATCTCTCCGGCGGCCCCTCCGACAACAATCTTTGGACCCATGTCCTTCT AAACGTTGGAGGTGGTGGTGATATGAGCCAGCATCACAACCATGATGATGGAGACAACTTCCTTGAAGTTTTGTCTTCGAAGAGCTTACCCACGGAGATTTTCGATCCAGCTTGTGATTACTTGAAGAAAATGGACAGTAGCTGGGAGATCAACAACCCACCATCTTTCAACAACTTCAATGGAAGTTTAATGGAGCATGAGAGGCTCACCAATCTCTCTGATCTTGTGAAGAATTGGTCCATAGCCCCTCCTGCTGCCAACTCACAGTTTGATTCACTACCATGCCATGTTACTCTCAATCCAATGACTTCTCCATATGTTAATTCTCATATCAAGACTGAGCTTCTTCCAAGCATTAATGAAGGAAATTCAAGTAATTACATGCCTTACATGAATGATATCAAGATGGAGAACCAGCATCATCAAGATATTATAGGATCTTCAGAGCATACTTCAGTAATGAGCCAGTATATTAATAGCAGCGCTGGAATGGGATACCAAGTTAGTGTCAATGATAATAATAGTCACAATAATAACTTTGAGAACAAGTTCAACAATGCAATCAGAAGTAGCAGTGATGTTTCATGGTCTGGTTCATCAAGAAGTTTATCAGACTTTATATCTTTCAAGCCAGTTCAGTTTAGAACTTGCAAGCAGGTTGCGGTTAAAAGCTCAGATCACTCATCTTCTCATGATACTAAGAAGCAAGGATATGATACTTCATCATCT ACAAAGGGAAGTGGGAGAAGCACTGGAACAACAAatgaagggaaaaagaaaagaagtgaGGATAATTCAGAAGCACTTCTCAAGAAATCAAAGCATGATAATTCAAGTGCTTCATCTTCTGCCAAG CTGCAAGTGCCCAAAGTAAAGTTTGCAGACAGAATCAGTGCGCTCCAACAAATTGTTTCACCTTTTGGCAAg ACTGATACTGCATCAGTGTTAATGGAAGCAATTAACTACATCAGATTTCTGCAAGAACAATTACAG CTATTGAGTGATCCATACATGAAGCTCAATGCAAGCAAG GAACACAATTCATGGGGAGGAATGGAGAGGAAGGAGAAAGATAAGGTTGATTTGAGGAGTAGAGGACTTTGTTTGGTTCCCATATCTTGCACACCACAAGCATATAGAGAAAACACTGGACTTGATTACTGGACTCCAACATACAGAGGATGTCTGTTTAGATGA
- the LOC120275214 gene encoding uncharacterized protein LOC120275214, with the protein MSEPYKSAKSGRLIFKGGDLAAVKSIDKKKKKKKSKKHEDGDAGEEKNVQSFNDGGVVAEGGPSDLYTIDAAKKMKYEELFPVETMKFGYDPANKSRSGARSVEEALDDRVKKKADRYCK; encoded by the coding sequence ATGTCGGAGCCGTACAAGAGTGCGAAATCCGGCAGGTTGATCTTCAAGGGCGGTGATCTCGCCGCCGTGAAATCCAtcgacaagaagaagaagaagaagaagtcgaAGAAGCACGAGGACGGTGATGCCGGCGAGGAGAAGAACGTCCAGAGCTTTAACGATGGCGGCGTTGTCGCTGAAGGTGGCCCTTCCGATCTTTACACCATCGACGCtgcgaagaagatgaagtatGAGGAGTTGTTCCCCGTTGAGACCATGAAGTTTGGGTACGACCCCGCCAACAAATCTCGCTCTGGCGCTCGATCCGTTGAGGAGGCTCTTGATGATCGTGTTAAGAAGAAGGCTGATCGATACTGCAAGTGA